CTACCGTCCTAGCCATTTGTTTCTTTAACAATAATTATTGAATCAAGAATTTGTCTTCCGGTAATGATCCCGATTACTCTGATTGTTTGTTTTTGAGTTCAACGTATTCCTAGATTACTACTTCAGGAGATAACCCTTTTTGTTGAAAGCTTATTTTCTTATTTGCTGAACATATAAGCTGTTGCCAAACTaaatacattaatttttatcacattAAAGGAACAGTAAATGATATACATTTAAAATACTGTTATGAGCAAAATGTTACTTTACCTATTTTTAGTATGAAATTCTCTTCCTTGACAATTTAATGCAATGCTACATTCCTAAACATATATGTGGATAGATGAGTAAATGAAAGAGTTGGAAACAGGGTTTTAGGTCATTTTACATTTCTTGTATTTCCATGGGAAGTAGTGTATATTGTTGATGTATTCTAGTGGCAGCATCCATATACTTCCATTACCTAATTGGTTTCTCTTGGAATCAGTTTCAACCTCACACATCTGAACACATTTCCTTGGAACTCCTACACCATACATAATACATGCTATATACACCATGAATCACCAATAATAGTTTAATCATGCTTAGTGCATAAAATTTGgtgtggattaaaaaaaaaaaaaactgtatacTCTTTATTGGTGTTTTGGGAAAGTGGAGATTATTAAAACGCAGCTAGAAACCCTCATCAATTTCTGCTTGTAGCACAAGAATGTTAAATTTATGTTGACAATTATACCTCACTTTCTAAAATTGATTGGCTTCTTCTGATGTCAGTTAACCCATGCTATATGGGCCATGCAGGCTGTCATCTGTCTTCCACCCTCTCGTATTTAAAAATCTTGGCCAGGAGCATTGTAGCGCTCCTGGTGTTTTCAAATGGAGACATCCAGGGCTCGAATCCTCCCTCtctcaattataatataaaaaaataaaataaaataaaaatcttgtgCAGGATTTTCCCAGTGCCAGCTGAGATATATTTCCCAAAGACATTCATATTGGCTGTATCTTTTATGTtttatctctttccttttcttatttaattaaatattttttaaatcactaTTAAAATCTCTCTAATTGGATGGAGTAGCTATAaatcaatatttaaacaaaaactcAGTGGTCATCATACTATATTATTGTCTTGAGACATTTGTTTTCTTCATGCTTTTCTATTATATGATGCTCTCCTAAACAAAATGAAGATGGGGATGGCTAATTATTTTGCTTTCCCATTCCCCCTCCTCTTGGTgccaaaacttataaaaaagaaaactgttTGCTTTCTTCTTGAAGGTGGGCCCTGGTGAGGTTGATGATGAGCTTGAAGATGAGGTAGGATCAGAGTGCGCCAAGTATGGAACAGTAACTCGGGTTCTTATCTTTGAGATAACTGAGCCAAATTTTCCAGTGACTGAGGCAGTCAGAATCTTTGTTCAGTTTGAGAGACCAGAGGAAACAACCAAAGCGCTTGTTGACCTAGATGGTCGATACTTTGGAGGTAGGGTGGTCCGAGGCTCATTCTATGATGAGGAGAGGTTTAGCAAGAATGAGCTGGCTCCAATGCCGGGAGAAATCCCGGGCTTTACATAGATTAACGGACTGTTTTTGTTCCAATTCAAACGTCCCTTGTCTAGGGTGGTGTTGAAATAGATAGATCaacttggatttgattttcGTTGCTGTGTGAGAGTTGCGTGGTGTTGTAAGTAGCATGCAAATTCAAGGAGCAACTCTCCATCTCTTAACTAGGTCCAGGTGATGTTTGTAACAGAAGCAAACAGTAATTGCATAAGGAATTTGTTGAAATCATATGAACAGACAGccttttattttaacaattggCCCGCTGATGGTGTATTGTGGTTAAATTGTGTCCTGGAAAAAAAGTATGGCTATTGCAAAGTTATGATTTCGTTGGGGGAAACAAGGTTGGAAATCATCAAGGCTGTCCTTAGATGTGAAAGGAAAATTTACTTTTAATGCTTTATGATAAAATGATTCCTGATAGACTTTTTGTGCATTCGCTACAAATGGTATTGAATTtattagttttcagttttatctattttgttgGAATCCTATTAAGAGCTCTCTCTCCTCTGTTAAATGTGAGGAGATTAGTCGTTGGAGTAATATCATTATTTTGGATGGATAACTTATGTAATTCTATTCTTTTTGAGTTTCTAACTTTTAAACTTTTGAGAACAATAGTTACCCAAACACATGGGTCAGTGATGATATTATCAGGTCACCAGTTTAAAATGGCAAACTAGTTGTTCTTTCAGTGTAGCAGCAACACTTCAGATTGAGTACTTCAAGTTAAAGGGAATTTGCATGGTTTGAAGATCACGTTTCATCAGCTCCAGTGGTCAACTAGTGTGTTTCCAGTTTTGTTTTGGAGCCAAACCTCTCTTACCCCTTTGGCTAAAAACTTTGTAAAGCAAATTacatctttgttttttgtttccagaaaaaacaaattacatTAGCACTTAGCAGTGTCTGACAACATTGTACCCAGAAAAATAAACTACTTGTTTTAAAGTCAATTCACTGCATCTGCATGTAGCAGCACAAAGGAAGGAGGATCATGTaaactcctttttcttttggagtTCGTTTTGAAATTCCAACACGAATGGTTGTCGTTGTTACTCGGTTAAAACATTTGATCttcgtgaaaaaaaaaaaactcttactATCTACAGCAACAAAGTTGTTCGTTCTATCTTGAAGCTGTTTCCAAGACAGatcaatttaattaaataaaaaatgaaattgggAGCCAGGTCCGACCTCGGTGCAGCTAATTCTGTATGagaacaaataacaaataaatagaaCAGAGAGTAAAAGAATCAAAGAGTATATATATGACTTGGGACATGTAATAGGTaccccaataaaaaaatattacaggaaaattattagtttaaataGATCTATGGTagactaaacaaataaattcaacATTGTACAATAAAAAGAgtgtaatattatatatatttgtttagtttataatataaatcttatattggtagtaaaatataaaccaataattatctaaataaatatttaatattttatacttGTTCAAACAGATATCTCAATATTTTATACTTGTCCAAACagatatttcaatattttatactgtttaacatatataaattttatggaaGTTTTTGATGATCCAATTAGGTTACAAAatatactttttaaatttgttaaataaaattttctatataaagaaaagatttggaatGAGAAATTTACTTAAAAGATAGGAGTTGTcttattggtaaaaaaaaaataaagattggaTAGATCCTAttggtaaaaagaaaattgtttgaGATTGTTTAGTTATGCTTAAAGAAGAGCAATTACTAGATCATTGAAATCAAGTGAATTGATTTAagttgaagaaataaaaaatagaggtagataaaaataactttaataGATATAATAAGAAAGGACATGACAATGAAGAAAATAACGGTGAGAAAAAATTACATGTGAGGATTTATAACTAATCTCATAGATTTTGGaactagttttatatatatattacttatcaaataaatattaattatctCTTTAATATTATACTAATGAGAAATTACTTTGCTTAATATCATCTGTCTTGACTCCTGATCTTTTTTCCTCCATGAGTTCTAAAGGTTCATAACACCTAACTTCCAGATGTGTAATCCCTGTCTTACTATtacaatatttattaaaaacatatataaccactttgttttaaaattttcactacAATCAAGGCACCAAtggtaagcaaaaaaaaaaaaaatatacatatatatacacacacacagttACAAACACATTATCAATGATCCTATTCTCTTTCACTTAGTCATTAATTTGGACATCTTATATTCTCTTTCAATCAATCTTGCATCTCTATAACCATTTTACGAtgatcctttctttttttcttttttaatgaaaggcAAGTAAATAAGAACTATGACTTTCTTGAGTCCGATATGATATATATctctcttttataatttttttgatattaGGTTAACATTTAATATGATTAGTATTTcctcaacaaaaataaaagaaaaagaagaaagattagGGCtaaccccaaaaaagaaaaatgaaacattttTATAAGATACGATCAATTGTTAACACTTATAAATAATGTTtctaataactatttttttccaCCATTAATATGAGCCACAACCCTAAGCCAAAGAGAAAGTGATATAGTAATATTAATTCAAAAACtattactaataacaaactgggcttcttcttcatcaattaagcaaaaaaattaagaaaaacccaCATCCATACCtgtttttttcctattcttctattcttttccattactattttaattttttccactTTCAGCCTCCTAGTACCACACAATCAAGAAAAAGTTTCCAACTTTTTAATATCTAATCAAGCTCGACGCAGTGGTGAACCCACCGGCGTGTTCTGGTTGGACGCCATGGCTTCTTGCACGTACAACTGAatttgctgctgctgctgaggATATTGGGGTCCCATTACCAACGGCCCACCAACACAACCACCAGAAGCGGAGGAGGGGTGGTGGTGGAGCCCACCGGGAAGCCCATTATCGTAGATGTAGAGCTCTAGTGGACTATTCTCACCTTCAGGCAGCGAACTACTCGTGGACCCACCAAATCCAATCCTGTTAATGTTGTTGTTCACCATAGACACAGACATAGACATAGACATAGAGTCTCCTATAGGCGACGCAGTGGTTGAAGCACAGTActctcctccaccaccaccaccaccccccATCACAACGGAGCTGCACGGCGTCGTATTGTTGCTCGTTATCCCTGTCCCACACATTGCACAGCAACTCAAACccttaaaccaaacaaaacaaacacagtaCGGTCAGTACTAAATTAGCTTCagtttggttggtgagaaagtaatacttaaaaaaagagagaaacttTGTAGCTGCTACCATACATTGGAAGAGGAGGAGGTGGAAGAGCGGAAAGTGGTTCCGTCAGGAAGGACGACCCAGCCAGCCTCACTGGCGAGGTGGCGAAGAAGCTCGTTGATGTCGGCGCGAGGAGAAAGGCAGTAACAGCCGTGTTTCCTCAAGCCCTGAAAGATTTTGGTGGTGATAGCCCTTCTGTTCCTCTCTCTCATCTTCGTCTTCTCCTTCTCGCTTTCTGTTCTCCCCACACTACTACCACCATTTGATCTCTTCATAGTCTTTCCCTGATGGGTCGCACTAGTTTCTCCTTCCTCCACTGCATTTCCCATTGCTGCTTCCTTCAtcttctactctctctctctctctcagtctcagTCTCTGTTGctttgtttctgtttttcttttacttttgtaGTAGTGGTGGCAGTGACGGTTTTGGCTTTGGGTTCGAGATCGGACGGGTGTGGGAGTGACACGTTTACGGTTGTGATGTGTTGAGAGAGGAAGGAGATTCTCTATTTGATTTTGTAGTGTACTGATGATATGTACTGTTTCTCTTCTCTTCGTTTTGCATGAGATGGGGAAGGTGGAGGAGTCACAAACGCGTGTTCTGGTTTTGAGAGAGAGCTAAGGATAGGTACGCGCTGAGATTAGCGCGTGAGGGAGATTGGGATTGATTGATAGTGTCTGGAAGTGGTAACTGGGAacttggaaagagagagaggaagacgGGTGGGCTTGGCGGCTGAAGTGACAGACTTACTCATTGCTCAAGATCAGCATATTATAGAGTGCCTTTACTTTCTCTGACAAAATTAGTTACTCTGTTTGTTTTTACTCAGTTTAATTTGGTCCCTTCGAAACTAAATCAACGATTAGTCTGCTTTAATTATGTTttcctttccaaaaaaaataatcttttaattaaaatgtgttagttaatttatcacaattgGCATCTGTTTGTTATGATTTAAGTGAAAGGGAgatatgattatgaaatttatttttcttttttggttgataatttgataattgagaCTTGAGGATGAGAGAGGGGAGTTTGAATTTTGTATACCTTTATTAAAAACGTCAAATAGTTTCTCATGAGTTACAAAGCCTTCGGgattataaaattgaattaattttgtatcaattaaTTAGTtcatatattttagtaataattaatttggtaaaatgtaaaaatgaccttctaatttttttcaaatttcatttcaatcctctaattttgtttttgttcattttagttctctaactttcaagtttattcaattaaggcttttccatcaacttttgttttatcttatggttaatttttcaattttataaatttttcttcaaattttttaaattaaaaaaattcaattaatgattgaaaaatattttctagattttttttttcaaaaaattttaacaaaagttaacggaaatgccttaattgaataaatctaaaacttagaggactaaaatgaacgaaagtaaagttagaggactgaaatgaaatctgaagaaaattaaaaggtcagttttgtatttttgcctaattaattaattacataatttttcattagtGTTTTAGCTCAATCAGCTCAAGAGAAAGTCTATGTACATGTACAGTAAATTATCATAAtaactttattttaaattgcaatgattctatttatttttagtttatttaaagTTATGGTAGGTTGACACTTTtaatatattgtgaaaatattatgagattttGTCGTGACCGATAAAAGAACTCTTTAACCCAAACATCCTAAGGCCCAAGATTTCATGTGAGAATTTGAGATATCAAATAGGGTTGatgagaaaattattagatataCTGAGTATACTATGTGTGAAGAGAAATGAGAGGCAACAAGTAAAACTAGTCACATATAATGCAAcattaatgaaatatataaaaattgtatcAACTAGCATGTAACTGTACTATGTGTGACTACAATTCTACATACACTAAGATTTGAACATCctttactataaaaataaaaaaaataaaataaaaattctagaTCATATGTTTAGCtatagtattttaatatttttaggttgtattttttattttaaatcccTTTATATTGTAGCTTATATTTAACTTAAACACtgataatttcattaattttttcttattttgaatattctaTCATATAGTTTCAAGGAGTTGTTTTGATCCTAATCAACATGTATATACTTAcaatttggtcaataatttatcattttttaaggtACTAAAACGAAACTAATCAGTTGCCACATGTTGCTTCTAGCATATTACATAGTTCATAAAATGCCACATATTATCCCAAGATCAATCTTAAGGTGATTTAGATAATATGTATTTATgcaaaaagaaagattaaattaggtgtataattagtttttttttttttttaatatggttcATTTAATGTTGGACTCTACgttttttttcaatgaataaTTAACTTggcaccaaaaaaataaaaaataaataaattggacAAGTGGTGCAAAATTAAACCTCAATTGAAATACAATTTAGCACTAATtgtattttctctcaattttggttatatatatatatatatatatatatatatatatatatatatatatataaatatggtCCGGTATCATAGGTTGAGAAAAACACAATCTTAATTAAGTTCTTTACACAAGAGCacattaatgattttttttttttataagaacaaTTCAATTGTCACCCAAGAAAAACCTATGGATTGGGTTGGATTGGTCAACCACGCATTGTATATCTTaggtttttttcccctaaataaattaatgaaaaaagaagaagtgaatgGTATCTAAAAAATATgcttttaaaccttttttttaatctaaaaattatTTACGATGCCGTTAACTGCAgcattttgtccttttttttgcaactttatTGCAACTTCATGTAATATTTTTGCAACTTTTCAGTCGTGGGACCAGcttcacaaagaaaaaaaaaatatcaaaataaattgtgagattaattttatgtctttttatttatttatttaatttttttattaaatggacCCACGTTAGTATAACTTTAACAATCACCAATTTGTTCACATTTGCCTATTTTAGAGAATCAGCATTGAAAATGGTAAATGGGAAATGAAAGGAATATTTTGCCATTAGAGTCAAAAACACCCAGCAATGAAAATTGTAAACTatcaaaattgtaaaaaaatttacaattgagctacagtagcATCTTATTAATAAGATgctactgtagctcaattgtatttttaaaaattagtatttaattgtctctctcctctcttcctCATTTTTCCGTTCATTTCTCtatcttccttctctctctctctctctctctctctctctctctctctctctctctctctctctctctcattctgcTCTCCTCTCTTCAGACTCAACCCAGCCACCACACCATGGCCTGACCCACTGTCACCAGCCATGGCAAGCCACATCCACTcattatttcttctctctctcgtTGCAGATCAGTGTGGTGGCGTGGAGATCGGCGTTTGGGGTTTGGCGCGGAGATCGGCATTTGGGTGTGGTGTGGAGATCGGCGTTGGGTTGTGGGTTTGCCGTGAGTTTTGTTTGGGTTTGCCGTGGGTTGCATGGGTTCGGATCGGCGTGGGTTTTTCTTGGTGGTTGTCGGCGTGGGTTTTGGTGGTTGGAATGGTAGTGGGTACTGTGATTGGGTAGTGGTGGCTAGCTGATGCCGTGGTGGTTTTGcgtggtggtggctgggttttttcGCTGGGTAGGCCACGATTTCTTGGATTTCTTTGGAGATTGGTGGAGTTGTGGCAATTGGGTTGACAGTGGAAGTGGGTTTGGTGTGGTGTGGTGATCGGCGATGGGCATGGTGATCGGCGTTGGGTGTGGGATGTGGAGATCGCCGTTGGGCATGGAGATTATGGGATGTGGAGATCGGTGTTTTTGCTGGGTTTTTGTTCGTCATGGAGATCGGTGTTGGTTATTGTTGGTTatttgtgggtttttgttttggcGGTGTGAGATTTTGTTGGTTATTGTTGGAGATCGGTGTGAGATTTTGCTCGGTTTTTGTTGgttatttgtgggttttgttttggcgGTGGTGGGTGATGGGCAGTGAAGCAAGTGGAGGTGGAGGTGCTCATGGTTTCAGTGGAAGAGAGACAGAGGAAGAGAGTTAAGAAtcagagagaggagagagatgggagagaatgaaatatattaatttattgggtagatatattattttaaagagtaGAGTAGAagaataaaagttttgatgttgggtatgttgaaaaatggtatggtataaataataaagtagctttttgatggtaaaataggatagaattatGAGAAATGAATGCTGATGCTCTTATATACATGATTGTATTAGGCACAATGTGACGTGACACATCACAATGTTATGAATCTCATTCGGAATCTCAACCTGGAGGAGATACAAAGTAAAATGGGAGAAAAAAGAAGCTTAAATCTTAATTGGTGTGAATTGTGAATTTGGAATGTATTGACATACCCAATTTTGAAAATGGGTATGGGTTCCTAGTTTTAAAGGTAGCAATCATTCttctgacaaaaaaaaaaaaaaatttaattttggacTGGTTTGGAATAGAAAGATGAGAAAGTAAAAGTAACTGTGGTTACAATTTTGAACCGGACAATGATGGCTACAACAAAGGCATGTCTGTGGGAGTAATTCTTAGGAACTCCCagagcacggagaatggtgctctTTCCTCTCATATTCATGGTGGAGTCTgttcattaaatttatgatggggtctaccatgaatgtgagaggagtaAGCAcgatttcactatactccgagactacttaaaatttttttccgTTCGTGGAGTTATTTAAGAATAGGTGAATGTGGAAGCTAGGTACAAATAATAAGGGGTTTCAGAGAGAGATTTGGGGATCTTTCTAGTTAGGGACTGACTGGTTAAGCATAATAGAAACTGTGTGTCCCTCCTGTGTAATCGTCCCAAGGAATAGAGAGGTTGAGCTACTACTTTCCAATGCTATTAgtgtgatttatttatttatttatttttgataggaTAGTGTGATTTATTAAAACCACGCACTTCTGAACTTTAGGTTGCGTTTGGTTCGACAGAAAATAACTTTCAGAAAATGTTTTACGCGTTTGCGTGTGTTTGGCAACAACTGAAATCTTGGTCAAACAGAAAAATCACTAACATTGACCGTAAAATACTCCCTCCCCACCCgtaaaacattttccatttctattttaccttcaattggTTTCAGTCTCTCATTTCCCCTCTCACGCACTCTCGGCTTCTCGCATTCTTCCTCACTCCAGTCGAGCTCCACTCTCTGCCTCACGCCAGTCCGAGCTCAACCATCTCCCTCACGCCAGTCTGAGCTCCACCCACCGTCCGTCGAGCGCTGCCACTCTCCCACGGTGAGTTTCCTCCACTGTTTCTCTTCCTTTCACAGTTCGACTGAGCCTCTACAACAGCCGATCCACACACCAAACGACCCATACACCTCCGATCCACACACCTCCAATCCCCACACCTACGGCCCACACACCTCCAACCCACTCGACAAAACCTCACCCACACACCTCCGGCTCACACACCTCCGATCCCCACACCTACGACCCACACACCTCCGGCCCACTCGACAAAACCTCACCCACACACCTCCGACTCATTCTACACAGCCCGATCCACCCACCTCCGACCCACACACCTCCGACCCACTCTACACAACCTAATCCACCCACCTTCGACCCACTCTACAAAACCTCCGACCCACACACCTTCGATCCACTTCACAAAGCCTGATCCACCCACCTCTGACCCACTCCACAAAGCCCGATCCACCCACCTCCGACCCACACACCTCCGACCCATTCTACAAAACCCAATCCACCTACCTCCAACCCAAACACCTCTGACCCACCCTCTACAAAACCCGATCCAAACCTTCgacccaccctctacaaatgCTACTCTCAGGGTtgaaccaatatatatatatatatatatatatatatatatatatatatatatatatatatatattaaattatttaattaaatacatatttaattatttatttactttttttaattatctagttatttatttaattattgatttcataaattaaattttgatgctCTTACAATTATACAGAAATAGAAATGCAATGTGATTTGTTGGTGTTAAAGCTCTTGATGTTTTTGTTGATGGTTATTCTACTGTTTAGACAGAAAATGTTTAGACACTTAAAATAGGGGTATGGTTAATATAGTAGATTATTATTTAAAGGGGAATTAAACATTTTATGGCTTCTCATAATGGTTTTGATCTCACttgtccaaaaaataaaaaaaaataaaaaaactataaaatgtGCATAAATGTTTGGGAGTTGGCTGGTttgtatacaataaaatattgattgtGATGGTATTATGTTGTGTACCTTGTTGATGGCTATGGTGATATAGAAATATATGTGCATAAATTTTGGTACTCGTTATGACTGTGATTTGTGAGCTGGCTGATCAATGCATATGGCACCTTGTGAATA
The sequence above is drawn from the Castanea sativa cultivar Marrone di Chiusa Pesio chromosome 5, ASM4071231v1 genome and encodes:
- the LOC142633676 gene encoding uncharacterized protein LOC142633676, translated to MKEAAMGNAVEEGETSATHQGKTMKRSNGGSSVGRTESEKEKTKMRERNRRAITTKIFQGLRKHGCYCLSPRADINELLRHLASEAGWVVLPDGTTFRSSTSSSSNGLSCCAMCGTGITSNNTTPCSSVVMGGGGGGGGEYCASTTASPIGDSMSMSMSVSMVNNNINRIGFGGSTSSSLPEGENSPLELYIYDNGLPGGLHHHPSSASGGCVGGPLVMGPQYPQQQQQIQLYVQEAMASNQNTPVGSPLRRA